DNA from Coffea arabica cultivar ET-39 chromosome 10c, Coffea Arabica ET-39 HiFi, whole genome shotgun sequence:
TGGAAAGCATATGCGCGTTACATACCACTGAATGCGATGAAAGAGACGCGCTAAACGAGTGTAAGCGGGTCTTCTCCATCATGCCCTGGACACGAACAAATGAAAATTAGAATAACTTACCTGAGAAAAAGTTAGCAAAAAGACTGAAGGGTGCAGATCATGTACCGAATGTAGTAAACCTCCATGCACCTTAAACTGGCCATAGTGGCCACAGATTCGCATTTCACAGGGCGAAAGCAAGGAAGTTGCAGCTGCCATTGTCTCAACATATAAAAAGAAACGGCACAATACCGAGTGCACATCAACTGGAACTCCCCCTGGAACCTACCATCTTCACAAGAAATAGATACACAACCAAAAAATCATGTGAAGTCAAACAGGCAGGCAGACATAATTAAATAACATTTATCCCAGAATAatgatcaagaaaaaaaataaagattccATTTTTAGCAACCCAAACAATTAATATGCACAACTCTACAATAgtaacattttcttttttttttcaactctaTAATAACAGTTCATCAAAGACAAAAACTAAATTCTCTAATTATAGAAAACACTTTCGCTGGACAACGATTTAGAGCAAATCCATTTTTGTTATAAAGTTACAcataaattaacaaataaaagtaTCCAAGTGCATAACATGAAGAATTCTCACTCGCCCTTAAGCTTTgacaatctctctctctctctcctttttttttttgggaaggggggggggggtggtgggGTTCCAAGGGAATAGAAAAAGGTTGCATTATTTACTTATTTAGCAGTCTTTTCTTAGCTATCCTCTGCTACATTTAGCTgccaaatcaaacaaaataacaGAAAAGGTCATCAAAATAATCTCCATCCTTCGGTGCTTATTATATTCCCAGTTCCTCGTCCTCCAAATTTCAGCTCAACCTTAACTCTACAGCCAcaacccgaacaaaatttatcACAATTAAAGAACCCCAAGATTCAAAATGCAGAGCATCTTAACCAATTAACCCTGCATATATCAACAAGGGCGAcgaaattttaaataaaataaaataaaaaagaaaaaggaaaaggaaaactaaTGGCTTCTACCTTTAGTTTACCGCAAAATGCAAACAGCAAGAAAAGCggaccaaaataaataaatgaataaaacttTGTTTGGAACTGAGAAGGAACGAAAGAGGAAAAACTTGCGCCGGCCGGCTGCTACTGTTCCGTGGTCAAATGGAACTACTACTATTATTACTTGGGGCCTTTTGTAGGGGGGGATTGTTCATTATTGTTATGGATAAATAGGGACTGCTGACGTGGCGGACTGAGAGCTATGTTTTGTTGCCGCGTACGTCGGTCCATTGCCTGTTGCTTTGCTTTTGCAACTAACCCACGTTTCCCACAAGttgttttgcctttttttttttttttttttttttgttattggtaCGAAGTACTAGTAAATAATACTACCAAAAAGCGTTTAAAAATGGATTcacataaataattttttttttgttttgaaaaatgaCCAATTCATGCAAGTTCaaaatcttttcatttttcaacacTTGATTATAtgcaataaaaattattttaaatatatgtCACGTGTGTAAAATTTAGagttaaatttcaaaaataaaatgacaTGATATGATATGCATCCAAATTCGTATATTATCAATGTCGATAAAATCTATctaatcaaaaaaaaataaagagcaAAGAGTATCATTTTTCTAGATGTCAATTGCTAACAGATACATATTTCTTGAGGTTGGGTGCTATAAAATTTCATAATTTGGTGATCACGTTATTCAATTCTATTTGAATTCAAACGAGTAACGATACTTGAGTTTGAACTCGACTCGTGCAAGTAATGCACAAACTTGAGCTCGACTCAAATTAACTCAAAGGTTCCGTCAAGCTTTGTCGAAGTTCGATCCACCCAAACCCAAGTTCAAACTCGAATGGCTCGAGCTTGAAATTGAGCTCAAAGCCTGATTTTTATATTCAATTTCCATTCCTAATTTCCCATTCAACTCAGCTCAATTCGTGAGAATAACTCGAAGTTCCACTACTACTTACTGTATACTAGccatattatataatttttgttACACTACTCATTAGTCACAACTCACAACTACTGATGTTGCCTTGAACGTTGAATCTGGCGCGACCCATGGGAATGAATCCCGAAATATTTTGTTAAGGCACGAATTTAGCAAGTTTCATTCCGGCTTTTATCATTTTGCTAGGACCCATGAATAAAGTCCGATCGAGGCACGCTTCGCTCGTGGTTTCGGGGGCTTGAGTGATGATATTTTATTCTGGCAAATACGGATGACGACGCGATTGGCCTGAAAGCAATTTATTTCTAACGACTAAAGTTCATTCTAGCAAAACCGCATCATGAATCACTAACTTGGAAGGTGCAACTGGGCCGCTTCACCACTGTTGTAACCTCAAACTTCAAAATCTCGGTCCGCCTAATCAATTTGAGCACTTGATGAAACAAACCCACCCCACCCTCGCTCACCCAGTCCAACAAAAATTAGGGGTAGCAATCGGATAAAATACGACTCGGCGGACCGGGGTGAGACCCggataatactaataatctGCTGATTCGAATACGATCCGCCAACTCTAAATGGATCAGACATCTGACCCGAATCTAAaaatttcgggttggcgggtcaaTTCAAATGACTTGAGATATAATTTCAATTTCCTAATTTATCACTGTGGTTTCTAACGGAACCAATTTCGTATAAggctaattacataatcaattAATAAAAATCTCGAtaaaacaatccaaaatcatgtctgaaataaattaaaacattgtaaaaatattttatcccaaaccaaatctaaaataaattaaaatattataaaaatagaaaataatgtAATATATCATTTGTCCAAACATagtaatttcaaattcacacaaattaaacaaattcatttaggattaagtggtTAATGCCTTTGgggaaaaaagaataacttagtttagttaaataaaatatttttatatttattaaattatttttaattcataaGCGGATTATCAGGTCAACCTATGGGTGACAtaaatttgacatttttttttcgaATTCATCAGGTTCGACAAAATTTCATTAATTTCGTGTtgaaaaattgccacccctaacaaAAAACCAAGAAAGCCATTCCCCATAACAACTATTTTTTGAACTGAACATTTTAGTATAAAAATAtaagggtaaaaaataaaaaaactcccTGTAGTAAACCTAATGCACAAAAAAGTCCCCTGTGATTTCAAAACATACTATATAACACTTCatgttttgaattaaattgtaaatatgacggaatccgttaaatttaacggaaatagatgaaatgaccaaaatgccaTGATGTAATTAAGCAAAAAACAGctcaaaaaatcatttgttttattcattAGATAGAGAGAATTGAAGATTAAGGGGTAGAACAGGTATATTGGTTACAAAttaggtataaattttttttttgttccaatAAGTtatttccgttaaatttaacggatttcgttacctttacaatttagttcaaagtatgaaGTGTAATGTTGTACGTTTTGAAATCATGGGGGGacttttctgtatattagatttatcgcagggaattttttttgttttttacccgaAAACATAATGAACTGTCTTTTTAACTAATTAGTGCACCAGCTCTTTTTTTGACTATAAATGCTCGAAAATAGATCCACAGTCATTTGACTAATATCTTTATCcatgttaaattttattttcttttcaaatacaGGCAAATCTGAGTAGTATtggaaatatttatttttattaatttttttgggCCAACACAGTATCAAGATTCAAAAGAATCCATTCTTAGGCATTCAACGAAAACCCCGTGATAATAATCAAACATTACTCTCATTTTTTTCTCCATaaataatcaattttttttctcctttctttcttctctctttttttttttttgacttttttgttattaaattcGGAAGTAAATACCACATGAACATTACTCTCATCTCAGTCGACTTGAGAAGTAAATTTTATTATGATAATAAGATAATCTTTAAGAGTATCGGATAATTAACATACTGAGAAAAATCGTTTGTTGGGATGTGAGTTTTAAATGATTTGCTAGTAATTGTTTGGTTATGATGACATATTATTGATACAACAGTTGTGAGTTGTAACGTTTAAAAACTTCAAGAGCACCTGCAGTCACTTGCATCGCACGTGACCTTCGCCTCATTTGAATTTCGGACTCCAGCGCCTTTTCTTCAATTCACCTTTTTAAAGTTTGGAGTTcgccctttccttttgttttcttctctgTCCACCGTCCCTCCCAATTCCCCGTTCAAAATCAATCCAACCCTCAACGGTCACCCCTCCCATCCTCCTCCTCCGTCCCAACCCCTCATTCCCACCTCTTTCTCCCCTCAGGTACGGTTCAAACTATTCAACTACATTTTTCACTCGTCGCTATACATTTTGGTCGATTTATAGAATAATGTGTGGTTAATGAGATCTCGAAGGTCAAGATTAAAATGATGGCCTTAGAGTTGGATTTTTTATTGTGTGTGCAGGCTCAATTGAATCTAGCTAGGGTTTCTGTTGcttacttctttttttctttcctgtCGTAgtgattcaaaatttcaaattgcatTGAGTGGAGATGGACAGTTCTGAAGTTAAAGACACATCTCAGTGTGTGAGGGTTGCAGTCAATGTTCGGCCGCTTGTCACTCATGAGCTTGTTGCTGGATGCACTGATTGCATCACCGCTGTCCCTGGAGAACCACAGGTACTTGGGATGAGTATTCTTTTGTTTAATACTTGGAAACTATAtaattattactattattttttaaaaaacatgtGCTCTTTTGattgagaattttttttaattgtgtgTTTTTGGTCGCGAATTTTTAGTGGAGTATTGAGATTTAGGTGAAAATTGGGAGTTATTGAGGTGTTTGTATGCTCAAACAGGTTCAAATTGGATCACATGCCTTcacatttgattatgtgtttggGAGTGCTGGGTTATCGTCTTCACGGATATTTGATGAGTGTGTGGCTCCATTAGTTGATGCACTCTTCCACGGCTACAATGGTACCGTTCTTGCGTATGGACAGGTATGGAACCTGTTTCTGATATTACGTTATTTTCTGCAATTTAACGTTCTTTTGTTTGTGTTTCCTTACCTTGTTCAAAATTTGTTTCATGTGAAAGACTGGCTCTGGAAAAACATACACTATGGGAACTAACTATAATGGAGAAGACCATAAAGGAGGAGTTATTCCCAAAGTAATGGAAACCATATTTTCGCGAGTAGAGGCTATGAAAGCCTCTACAGAGTTTCTTATAAGAGTATCTTTTATTGAGGTATGGTAATTTGGTTTTTCGGTGTATTATTACTAAAGTCTCATAGTTCATGTATTGACCGCCTAATTTGGTAtcatgttatttattttatgatTTGCAGATTTTTAAGGAAGAGGTATTTGATTTACTAGATCCAAACCCACCTGTTATTGCAAAAGGTGATGGGGCATCTATAGCAAAACCTGGCCCAGCAAGAGCTCCCATTCAAATTAGAGAAACTGTCAATGGTGGGATCACACTTGCCGGTGTTACAGAGGCAGAGGTTAGGACAAAAGAAGAGATGGCATCATACCTCTTGCGTGGTTCAGTATCTCGTGCTACGGGGAGCACTAACATGAATAGCCAATCAAGGTGTGTGCATTGTTTTAGTGTTATTGATAAAATCTACCTGTATGTCTCTAACTTCTTAGATTTTTGTGCATTGTCTATGATGTTGACTAAcgtagttaattttatatggAGGTGCTGATTTATGTCTTCAGTTACATGATGATTCTTGTGTGCTCTTTACTGTGTGAGTCATTCTTTTTTGTAAAGAGAGCAGATACCAAAATTACTCAGAATTATGGATCCTCTAAATCATGTTATCTTGtgctactctctctctctctctctatcactTCTCTGCTTAAATTACTTTTTTCAATCTCCTTCAAAAGCGTTAGGGCATAAGCCTGTATATAATGTGGATTAACTCTGCAAAACTAGCATTAGTTAAACATTTATGCTTGAGGGATAGAGATTTTGTAGTTTCAGGTTTTGCTTGAAAGCAAAAATTGCTTGTGAAGATGCCAATAATGAGCTGGTCAATCAACATCATCCCCTTCTTTTCTCTTCTGCCTCCCCTTTTTTCTGATGTAATGTTTCTGTGTCAAGAATTTACTGATATTTCTCTGGATGTCCCTGGGTTCAGAATATATATGACAATTGGAGTTACTTAAACAAAGGTGTTAATGGTGTCTTCAAGTTACTACAGTCATATGGCGCTTACAGTAGCTCTAACTCTTAAAATGAAACTCAATGTATGCTAGTTGGGTGCTGCCTTTGATTGAAGGATACGTAGTGTAAGAGTTAGTTTCTAATGACAATTAGCTTGTTGCAGCTGAGAAATTAAATCAGATCATCACAATCTTCTGAACTAATGTAATAACTTCTCGTTTCTTCATTGTAGCCTGCAATTGTTTTAGGAGAAGTAATTTTTCTATTGTTTTTTACCTGTTTAATTTCTTCTTTATCACAGTAAATGTATCGGTCTAGCTGACAGAGTTGTGTTAACAAGAAGTCTCATTAATCTTGGAGCATGTTTCCAATCTTAATACGAATTGTCAGTGCTCTCTTATTAGCACCCTAGTGAAATCTGTAGAGAGCACTCTAGATAGGTTGCATACCTTGAAGAAACCAGCAGATTTAGCTGTTTTCTTGGCCTTTCTTTTAACGTACTCTTTCAGTCATTACAATGAGAATTTTTTAATGTTAGTGTGATATGATTTTTCAGTCGTTCGCATGCAATTTTCACAATATCAATGGAACAAAAAAGAACAAGCAGTTGCTCTAGTGGAGACATACATGATGAATTTAGTGACGAAATCTTGGGTGCTAAGCTTCACTTGGTGGACCTAGCAGGTTCTGAAAGAGCAAAGCGAACCGGAGCAGATGGGATGCGTTTGAAAGAAGGTGGAACTATCCTTGATAACTGAAATATATACTCTGGCTACTGGACCTGCTTGATGatgcttttttttctttattgtttTTGCTACTTCTCATTTATTTGGCAttctttttaattgaaaatatgGATTAGGCATTCATATCAACAAAGGGTTGCTGGCTCTTGGCAATGTGATTAGTGCTTTGGGTGATGACAAGAAACGGAAAGAAGGTGGTCATGTTCCTTATCGAGATAGCAAATTAACTCGGCTGTTGCAGGCAAGACatgtttctttctttgcttcCTTATTCATCCTTCCCAAGTTTCTAAACAACCATATATTATAATATGGTGTTCATATGTTAGTATATCTTACATTTCCGTCTACTTTTCAACCTTAGTCATAATCTTTCTTACGAACAAAATTTTTTCTATTGCTTTATATGGCATTGTGTTAGGACCATGCAGTTAACAAGTAAAAGTACATATCAGAATGAACTCTACGACGTATTGAATGGAAACATAAAAATCAGCTTATTTCAAAGTAGTAATCTGTTCTTGAATCTTCattctcattttcctttttcctttccaatcaGAAGACATGATCTTATCTGGTTTTTGTTCTCTGTAAGTTGTTTATATTGTTTGAACTTTTCTAGAGTGGTGGCTCCTATTGATGCTCAGTTCTATTGACAATTTTCTCTCATAAGGATTGCATTGCATGCCTCCATCAATACCATGTGTTCTAACTAATCCTGATTGtgctttcatttttttaacATGATTCACTATATTAGTGGTTGTCCTGTCTGGCCAGCTTGATTTTCCCTGCGTGTCCTTGATGTTATATGTAATTTAAGCAAATCTACCATTGCTAACCTTGGGAATATTCTGTTTCAGGATTCTCTTGGAGGGAACAGCAAAACAGTAATGATTGGtaaacttttaattttgtttcccCAAAATGCTTTATATCTGTCCTCAGGAACATGATATGCTGTTTTATTATATGATTTTGCTGGGCATTTCATCATTTCTTTAATTAATGTCACTtaacttcttctttctttttgcatttATGTGGTAGCTTGCATCAGTCCAGCAGATACAAATGCAGAGGAGACACTAAACACTCTGAAGTATGCAAATCGTGCTCGtaatattcaaaataaagcaaTTGTAAGTTTAATATTGTtaagaaaaatcatattttttttaattcaatcaGTATACTCACCTACTTTTAATTTCTAGATCAACCGTGATCCAATGGCAACTCAGATGCAAAGAATGAAAAATCAGATTGAACAGTTGCAAGCTGAGCTTCTTTTCTTTCGTGGAGACTGCACTGTTCCTTTTGAGGAACTTCAGGTTTCATTTTTCCTCATAAGTGTCAGTCTGTCAGTTTCTTAGTTGCTGTGATTGGGAGGATGATTAAAATGATTATCATTGTGTTGGGTTGTGCATATAGATTTGAGGTGGTTACTTCTTAGAGCTAATACAAGAGGCTGTATTATCCTTTTAATTAATAACCTCTGTCCATAAGTGTGTCTCGGTTAGAAATTGACTTGTTCCTTCTGCCCTACAGATTCTTAAGCATAAAATTTCTTTGCTTGAAGCAAGCAATGCACAACTACAGCAGGAGCTTCAAGAACGTCGAATTACTTGTGATCATTTGACACAACGAGCCCTAGATGCTCAGGTAgttttatttgtgtaattgccAATGTTAAAATGATCTATTTACGGCATCCAAGTTAGATGCATTTTTTGAAGCCGCTTACATCAAAATAATGTATTAGGTGGAGAGGGATAGGCTTGTCATGAAGATTGAATCAGCTCGAAGTCAAAAATCGTGGAATGAAATAGATTCTGATTCTAATCAGGTAGATAGGATTCCTGATCAATTTGCCATGTAGTTTGGGAAACTTGGCTAatataaattttcaaatttcctaCAGGATTTTGATTTGTTAAAAGGATATGTATCCAAGATACAAGAATTGGAAGGAGAATTATTGCGGCTCCAAAGTGCTAACCATTTAAGGCAGAATGATTTTGTTGACTACGTTAGTTTGGATGATAGCGGGCTTCATTCAAAAGATAACTGTTTTGCAGAGTCCGAAACAAAAGCTGATAATTTAAGTGGTGAGCTACCATAAGCTGTTCCATGATAATTATGTACACTCTTGTTTCTGTGTTTGTTCAGGTGGCTGCTATGCGGTGGATGTTTCTTGTTGTGGCTTTCTAGTATTTTATGTTGCGCATTATCATTGACTCTGCTTGACAAGAGGATTATGTTGCAACAACTTGTACCTGAATGGTCGTGATTTATGTTTGGAATTTGACCAAGTTGATTTCAAGTTGCTGGTAGAATAATGTTCTTTCATATTTGTTAGGTGTGTTTGAGGATGAGCAGAAAGAGCGAGAACATTCTTCTCTTCAAGAAAAATTGGACATGGAGCTCAAAGAATTGGACAAAAGACTTGAACAGAAGGAGGTATGTGGTATCTCTTCAAGTAATTATATTGGTTGGCTTAAATCTAGAAGCAATTGTTACCTTGTAACTTCTGATTTCACCTTGACCTATTATATCTGTTTATAGGCTGAGATGAAGCGGTTTGCAAATCCTGATACCTCAACTCTTAAGCAACATTATGATAAAAAAATTCAGGAGTTAGAACTCGAAAAGAGATTCCTGCAGGTATGTCTTTGAGTATGATGATTTTAGTTGATAATTTCTTTGTTTCTGAGCTAATTTTCCATTGCAGAAAGAGATCGAGGAACTTAGACATAATCTTGCAAATATATCATCTACTACTGATGATAGTGCTCAGAAGCTGAAGGAAGATTATCTTCAAAAGTTAAATGTCCTTGAAGCTCAGGTATTCCTTCAACTGTTTTTTTCCCCCACCAAACTTTATGTCTGGATAATAATTTCGGCCTCTGCAGGTTGTCGAGTTGAAGAAGAAGCAAGATGCTCAAGCCCAGCTTTTGAGACAAAAGCAAAAGAGCGATGAGGCTGCAAAACGACTACAGGATGAGATACAGAGGATAAAAACACAGAAGGTACAGGGTCTTGGTATTTGATACTTGTTTAGATATAGAGAATCCCTTGCTTCTTCTAATGGCATTCTATTGTCTAAAAGGTTCAATTGCAACAAAAGATAAAGCAAGAATCTGAGCAATTCAGGTTATGGAAAGCATCACGTGAAAAAGAGGTCCTTCAGGTACTACAGTTTTTTCACTATTCCATTTGGCTTCTTCTTTTACTACAGATTTTTACCAGAAGATGGAACACCAAACTTAAATAGTGAAATTATGAGTATTTGGCTCTAGTGGTGCCCTGGTGCTATCTCATTGACTCGTGTTACTTTTGTATGGATAGCAAGTTGTTAAGTGTGGTAATGTTGCTCATATTTTGCATAAGCTCTGAAATAATGGTAAATGGGAATCTTTGAGCCACAAGACAACATGTACTTTTTTTATTGAAAGATAAGAGTCTGCGAGGGACAAGAAGGCATTCAAGATCCAAGTAGTAGAATTGCAAGTAcataaacaagtcattttaatgGTACTGAAGTAAACAGGCACtaacaaaagtttctttataCTGGCAAGATTTTTGTCCTATTTAACTACAGACTCTAGATGGAATCTTACATTGGATGAACCTTAAAGGTAGCAAGTAGGTTCTATTAACGATTTATTGAGAACCTGTTTCCACTAAGGGAGTTCTCAGCTTTAGCTTGCTTCCTGGATGTGTAGTTTATGTCATGTTTTTAGATGTTGGCAGACAGAGTACAATGTGGAAGTAACTACACGTGATGTCAGCCTTTGTAAATAAACAATTGATTCAAAAATCAACAaacatgtattaatatttttagtTAGTGCGTTGCTTTTCTAAATTGGAATCATGCTCCATTTCCAGAATGTAAGCCAGTACTTCCTGCTATTGAGAGTTAAGACTTCGGTATTAGCCTGTagcaaaatatattttttgtcgGTCCCACCACCCCCAGCCCACCTCCCTTTTAGTTTTCTCTGTTAAGGCAATTAGTGCTTTGCAATGAAGGAAGCATTATAATTTCCTTATTCGTACACAATGTGCTCCTGTAGTATGAACTAATTTTCTAAGGAGGCAATTGTATATCTTTTGAATTTCCTTAACAGCTAAAGAAAGagggaagaaggaacgaatatGAGTTGCATAAGTTATTAGCGCTCAATCAAAGACAAAAGATGGTGagtcattcttttctttttcctcgaATTACGAAACTTATCTATTTGTGAAGAACCATTCTTTTCACTCTCAATTGCATGTTAGGTTTTGCAACGAAAGACAGAGGAAGCAGCTCTGGCCACTAAGAGGCTTAAAGAGTTGCTAGAATCTCGGAAAGCTTCACGTGAACTATCTGGTAGGGATATGCTCTATTACACAGTCCTTAGACTAGACATCAATTTACAGTTTATGGTCCACTAACATTTCCTCTATTACTCTTGCATTTTTGTCTAGGTGTTGGAAATAGCAGTGGCCCTGGAATCCAGGTATCTTAAACTAATGTTTACATGCACATGTTCTagtgtttgattgattaatcaTTGTCCTAGTGTTGTATGAATGTATGGGATATCTCTTTAAGGGGTTCCCCAGATTGCAGCAGATGTTGGTATTCTATTATGCATCCAACTAATAAGTTTTCTATTCAAAAGGCATTAATGCAGGCAATTGAACATGAACTTGAGGTCACTGTACGTGTACATGAAGTTCGGGCAGAATATGAGCGTCAAATTGAAGAGTGAGTTCTGTTACTTTACAATTACAATCTTTTGTTGATCCTTTAATAGTTGCTCAAACTTTAGTATCCTATTGTAATGTCGCTCTAAAGTTCTAGGCGTAACTGTTCATGCGGTACAATTTCTTATTTGATGGCCTCTGCAGTATaaatttacttttacttttggaTTGATGGTTGGATATGAATTACAAAAGGGCGCAAAGTTAGTATCCTCTCAGAATCTTACTAAGATATGCTGTGGATGacacaaaaaaaatatgtagcaGATCTGCTGCACATATAGGCAGCTGGTAGTGTTTTATTCTTTAGCAATTTGAGAAGATAACAACAGTGTCAAATTCTTTACTTGGTTGAACTATGCCACAGCATACTCTTTGTTGAGGTTTATATTGGGCCAGAGTTTTCCTGATTATGGTCACTGTTATCAATTGCTGACAATCACAAATAGAATATGTAAAAGGTTTCATTGTTCTGATTCAGCTGAAGTTTTTGCCCCAAGAGTATGGATTTAGGTATTCTTACCATTTGAGTGGTGTAGGGTTGCCAAATGAGAATATGGTGAAGTGGGCTATTCCACGGATTCCCTGATCTTAGTAGTACTTATTATGATGCTTCTGTAAACATGAGAATCATTACCTCACTTTTTGATGAATCTACTACTAAATGTTTGTAATTTGTCTTATCATCACTAATTTCATTATGTTAGTGATCCGTTCGACACTTACTAGAATTTACTTTAATACCTGACTTTCTGagaattttatttgtaaatacAGGAGAACTAGAATGGCTAGGGAAGTTGCAGAATTAAAGGAAGAGGCACAGATTACGAAACAAGGAAACTTAAGGTTTGACTTTGGGGGCTTTTGTTATCTGGTTCTAATTATTTTGAGATTTTATAATATCATCATTGACCTGAGGGATCATATAAAATTATTACTTTGGCTGTAACGGTTGCAGACACACCATGTCTCCTGGTGCAAGAGATTCAAGAATTTTTGCGCTTGAAAACATGCTTGCCACCTCATCCAGCTCCCTTGTTTCCATGGCATCACACCTGTCAGAAGCAGAAGAGCGTGAACGAGCCTTTAGTGGTAGAGGACGATGGAAACAAGTTCGATCTCTTGCTGAAGCAAAAGATGTCATGAACTTTTTATTTAACTTAGCTTCCTCCTCCAGGTCTGCATTAAAAAATAGATCTCCTTACAGAGTATATGACCTTCTAAAGCTGTGTACTGAAAAGGGTACTTTGGCATTGTTTCTTGAAGATGCCAGCTGATGGATCGTGAAGTTTACTGTAGAGAGAAGGATGCTGAAATTAGAGACCTGAAGGAGAAGGTAGTCAAGTTGGTTAGG
Protein-coding regions in this window:
- the LOC113714286 gene encoding kinesin-like protein KIN-4C isoform X1 → MDSSEVKDTSQCVRVAVNVRPLVTHELVAGCTDCITAVPGEPQVQIGSHAFTFDYVFGSAGLSSSRIFDECVAPLVDALFHGYNGTVLAYGQTGSGKTYTMGTNYNGEDHKGGVIPKVMETIFSRVEAMKASTEFLIRVSFIEIFKEEVFDLLDPNPPVIAKGDGASIAKPGPARAPIQIRETVNGGITLAGVTEAEVRTKEEMASYLLRGSVSRATGSTNMNSQSSRSHAIFTISMEQKRTSSCSSGDIHDEFSDEILGAKLHLVDLAGSERAKRTGADGMRLKEGIHINKGLLALGNVISALGDDKKRKEGGHVPYRDSKLTRLLQDSLGGNSKTVMIACISPADTNAEETLNTLKYANRARNIQNKAIINRDPMATQMQRMKNQIEQLQAELLFFRGDCTVPFEELQILKHKISLLEASNAQLQQELQERRITCDHLTQRALDAQVERDRLVMKIESARSQKSWNEIDSDSNQDFDLLKGYVSKIQELEGELLRLQSANHLRQNDFVDYVSLDDSGLHSKDNCFAESETKADNLSGVFEDEQKEREHSSLQEKLDMELKELDKRLEQKEAEMKRFANPDTSTLKQHYDKKIQELELEKRFLQKEIEELRHNLANISSTTDDSAQKLKEDYLQKLNVLEAQVVELKKKQDAQAQLLRQKQKSDEAAKRLQDEIQRIKTQKVQLQQKIKQESEQFRLWKASREKEVLQLKKEGRRNEYELHKLLALNQRQKMVLQRKTEEAALATKRLKELLESRKASRELSGVGNSSGPGIQALMQAIEHELEVTVRVHEVRAEYERQIEERTRMAREVAELKEEAQITKQGNLRHTMSPGARDSRIFALENMLATSSSSLVSMASHLSEAEERERAFSGRGRWKQVRSLAEAKDVMNFLFNLASSSRCQLMDREVYCREKDAEIRDLKEKVVKLVRQIELQKADLLRQEKFMKLAAKKPKGEAKNGEDASKGGAEGHIYDLRPKGIRQSVILNGGWNNLQSLEDMDTSDSEYSDNGQGDDDHELGHTDLDDPEWSLTNGRRRRAKKRNSKNSSHSGTASHPISASDSEGLNTKTSGGEDSTGSQKYESAICCSCSKKSLCKTMKCECRLADGICGTSCGCDPVKCSNRESALTQEDNGLPPSEIVGLTRTASETDEADGSHVLASHGAMLLQSALSEKPMISNDEGGPRRKPLSDIGNTLAKSNAPKPNQRKKWRKSTIQLVPAPPPAAEPENVEGSVKPEISSSESDISLKLPRFMRSAFVHNNPLRERNSDAHSDSTVMKEIGVTASRSPQEQSRTTDEKENNYKP
- the LOC113714286 gene encoding kinesin-like protein KIN-4C isoform X2; translation: MDSSEVKDTSQCVRVAVNVRPLVTHELVAGCTDCITAVPGEPQVQIGSHAFTFDYVFGSAGLSSSRIFDECVAPLVDALFHGYNGTVLAYGQTGSGKTYTMGTNYNGEDHKGGVIPKVMETIFSRVEAMKASTEFLIRVSFIEIFKEEVFDLLDPNPPVIAKGDGASIAKPGPARAPIQIRETVNGGITLAGVTEAEVRTKEEMASYLLRGSVSRATGSTNMNSQSSRSHAIFTISMEQKRTSSCSSGDIHDEFSDEILGAKLHLVDLAGSERAKRTGADGMRLKEGIHINKGLLALGNVISALGDDKKRKEGGHVPYRDSKLTRLLQDSLGGNSKTVMIACISPADTNAEETLNTLKYANRARNIQNKAIINRDPMATQMQRMKNQIEQLQAELLFFRGDCTVPFEELQILKHKISLLEASNAQLQQELQERRITCDHLTQRALDAQVERDRLVMKIESARSQKSWNEIDSDSNQDFDLLKGYVSKIQELEGELLRLQSANHLRQNDFVDYVSLDDSGLHSKDNCFAESETKADNLSGVFEDEQKEREHSSLQEKLDMELKELDKRLEQKEAEMKRFANPDTSTLKQHYDKKIQELELEKRFLQKEIEELRHNLANISSTTDDSAQKLKEDYLQKLNVLEAQVVELKKKQDAQAQLLRQKQKSDEAAKRLQDEIQRIKTQKVQLQQKIKQESEQFRLWKASREKEVLQLKKEGRRNEYELHKLLALNQRQKMVLQRKTEEAALATKRLKELLESRKASRELSGVGNSSGPGIQALMQAIEHELEVTVRVHEVRAEYERQIEERTRMAREVAELKEEAQITKQGNLRHTMSPGARDSRIFALENMLATSSSSLVSMASHLSEAEERERAFSGRGRWKQVRSLAEAKDVMNFLFNLASSSRCQLMDREVYCREKDAEIRDLKEKVVKLVRQIELQKADLLRQEKFMLAAKKPKGEAKNGEDASKGGAEGHIYDLRPKGIRQSVILNGGWNNLQSLEDMDTSDSEYSDNGQGDDDHELGHTDLDDPEWSLTNGRRRRAKKRNSKNSSHSGTASHPISASDSEGLNTKTSGGEDSTGSQKYESAICCSCSKKSLCKTMKCECRLADGICGTSCGCDPVKCSNRESALTQEDNGLPPSEIVGLTRTASETDEADGSHVLASHGAMLLQSALSEKPMISNDEGGPRRKPLSDIGNTLAKSNAPKPNQRKKWRKSTIQLVPAPPPAAEPENVEGSVKPEISSSESDISLKLPRFMRSAFVHNNPLRERNSDAHSDSTVMKEIGVTASRSPQEQSRTTDEKENNYKP